GCAATAATCTCAGTTGATTGCTAGGTGCCAAATAGATTTATAGACCCCTGAtcttagcttctttttttttaatttcagcgtattatgggggtacaaattctttggttacataaattgcctttatacagcctgagtcagagtttcaagtgtgcccatcccccagacagcacaaaCTGCGtatgttaggtgtgaatttacccatccccgtCTCCCCCCATCCTGCCTATCTGACACTATATGAATGTTATTTCCCATATGTATgtattagtgttgatcaattcaGACTATGCACTTTTGATTGTTAATGTATATCAATTAGACAACTATAAAAATGCATTCTCATTTTCCTGTGGTAAGATCTCATTCACAATTTTATTCATGCTTACCAAGGTTATATGAAGTCACAATTAATTTCAAGTTACTAAGTGTGAATAATTATAGCAAACTATTaattgttgtttttgcttttcaaaaattagtAACTTAAGATGACTACCCAAATCAATATCCTGGATGGAATGTGGCATCAGTGTTCACTCAGACATAAGACACACATAAAACAGAAAATCCCATACCAAgatgagttaaagaaaaaaagtcaaacatatagtaaaaatataagaaatgctaCAATCACAACTGATGCATTCTTGGGAGACTGagtaaagaaaagaacaaattgtcAGAATTGAGGtgacataaagagaaaaacagaggttATAAAGACTTcagttacaaataaaaattcccaAGGAAAGGCATGGGcataaaaagctaaaataatttgcCATAAAAGGgggatttattcattttttccactttttcacttctttattctaaattattaacatttaattttaatttttttgtttatttaattaaatttgaaaacatatgtaAACTATAAATCAAGATTGTCCTACTGCTCACAACTGCTTTTCTAGTTGAACAGGTTTATAACTCCTTGATTCTGCTGCCATCTGCAGTATGAAAACTAAATTTAATCTTTGTATGTATACTTCTACCTAGTCCAAAATATGGAATTAGACCTGATCTTTTGCAGAAGGGTAATAATTAAACAACTTGAGGTGAATTAGGTATTGTACACACAATAAggcatttagcaaacattttaaatttgagataTTGAAATAACTAGAAATTTGAAGCAGTCACACAGGGTCAAAATCTGATCCAATTGCTAACTGCATTTGATGAAGTTATTTTTCACATCTATggatactactttttttttttttttgagacagagtctcactctcttgcccaggctagagtgccgtggcatcagcctaactcacggcaacctcaaactcctgggctcaagagatactacttcctcagcctctcgagtagctgggactacaggcatgcaccaccatgccaagctaattgtttttatgtatatattttttatctgtccaaatcatttctttctatttttagtagagacggggtctcgctctttctcaggctggtctcaaactcctgaccttgagcaatcctcccaccttggcctcccagactgctaggattataggtgtgagccaccgcgcccagcctggatactacttttaatatttgaaaaataaaagtatcaatGAATAACTTTGCAAAATTTTTGTGGAAGGTTATAATAAATGAAGTAACATGAAGAAGAGTTTACATAATTTACGGCATCTCAAAGATAGCTGTAGAGagatgatatatacatatacatgcttatatataaagagaggaaatatatatacacacacatataatggAATCTCCATTCTCTTGTTATATTTCTATTATCACACTAGATATTGCTTGTAGCTGTGgagaatagaattaaaaatacatattatgtaatttatgttctttattatgtataatttacttacataaagaaaattgtatattaaagaaaattcatgcatttgattttgagttttgtcaggcttcagaaaacagaaatatgtaagagagaatatttaaataatattttatatttaggtggATCTTATAGGACTTACAATGTTTAACAGTTCAAGGACAGTGATTGTGGATGGCAGGCACATTTTTAGGAAAGGCACAGAAGTGCTTTTAAAGAACACGAGTGGCAGAATCTTAAGCAGAGGATGAGGGTTAAAGTTGACCTGGATGGAGCCAGCTGGGAGAGAAGACCAGAAACTAAAGATGGAGAAGAGCTCTAGGTGACTAAGGACTTAGAATTTAAACATACATAAAGTTTCTGAGTTACACATGCCagtttctattataaatatatccTATTCCACTGAGACACTGGGGAATGCGGGAAATCCTGCCTTCCTCAGTTCTTGTCACTTATTGGTAACTCATGACCGATGTGTCTGGACTGGAGATATCTAGAAGGGAAAGCTTTAgttatcttatttatctttgctgTCTAAGGTATCCTGACAGACCACACTTATACCTATGACTTGCTCAGATGCTTACCAGACACAATTGGAAAGGGAATGTTCAATTTGGATATTTAAATTGACTCAAAAAAAGCTGCAGTGTTGGAGGAAAAGCaatttattctataataaagtgagttcctttttatctttctgttctgtttcatgttttgtcctttgttttgtgtttatttttctttcaaggaaGTTCAAGCAGTTAAGTTTTCATGGAGAAATGGAATCACACTTCAAGTGATTTCATTTTGTTGGGGTTGTTACCCCCAAATCAAACTGGCCTTCTTTTCTTGTTCCTTATCATCCTCGTATTCTTCCATGCCTTGGTGGGTAACTTGGCCATGATTCACCTCATACGTGTGGATCTCCGTCTCCACACGCCGATGTACTTTCTGCTCAGCCAGCTCTCCCTGATGGACCTGATGTACGTCTCCAGCACCGTCCCCAAGATGGCTTTCAACTTCCTCTCTGGCCAGAAAGGCATCTCCTTCCTGGGATGTGGTGTGCAAAGCTTCTTCTTCCTGACCATGGCTGGTTCTGAAGGCTTACTCCTGGCCTCCATGGCCTATGACCGTtatgtggccatctgccaccCCCTCCATTATGCCATCTGCATGAGTGAAAGCATGTGTGTGAAGATGATCGTAGGATCTTGGACAGTGGGGTCCATCAACTCCTTGGCACACACAGTCTATGCCCTCCATATTCCTTACTGTAGGTCTAGAGCTATTGATCATTTCTTCTGTGATGTCCCAGCCATGTTGCCTCTTGCCTGCATGGACACTTGGGTCTATGAGTACATGGTTTTTGTGAGCACaagcctctttctcctccttccttttcttggtATCACTGCTTCCTATGGCCGGGTGCTATTTGTTATCTACCATATGCGCtcaagggagggaagaaaaaaggccTTTGCCACCTGTTCAACACATTTGACTGTAGTGACCTTTTACTATACACCTTTTGTCTACACCTATCTTCGACCCAGGAATCTTCGCTCACCAGCAGAAGATAAGATCCTGGCAGTCTTCTATACCATTCTCACCCCCATGCTCAATCCCATTATCTACAGCCTGAGGAATAAAGAAGTCCTAGGGGCCATGACAAGAGTTTTTGGGATATTCTCTACCCTGAAAGAATGATCATAGCTATCTCTACTTCTCTTTCTATACTTCCCTTTTACATGTTGATTAGAACATTCTAGAACAGTATtgttcaatataaatatattaatactttaaaattttccagtagACACGTTTAACCagtaaaattatcttaaattatgtatttatttaattcaaaacaaCATTATTGATATTCACATTAACAACATTGATATTGATTAGTGTAGTATCTAAgatatatgcaatatattatattacatttctatGTGTATTACTATTActgtaataatatttatattcatattatgtAAATTCTACATgtaattaacataaaattattaattcaaccttttcctttgttttcattgtaaGCCTTCAAAGtcttgtgtgtattttatacttagagCACACTGCAATTTGGACTGTACATATTCAAGTGCCCAATAGTCACATGGGGCTAGTGTCTACAGTGTTGGACAGCACAGCCTTAGAGCATCTAataaactcttttccaaagttacatacatacatgtgtgtgtttctggtgtataaaaaatatatttgtggtaTATACAATATGAATAGTGGGATGAGAAATAGCAAGCAAAGTGAACATGCCAAAATGGTGTTTGTGAGTTTGCTTATCTGTTCCTCTCATTTTTAGCATGTGGTCTTCATGGTAATTGACATCTGGATTCCATTTTATCCTTTTGTAGAACTATTCAGAGACAGCTTATTtgacttagaatttttatttcaatagaaacattgaaattaaataacttgaatAAGAATATGAGAATAATCCACATTCATTTCTATGTTCAAgttaataaaactatatatttaaataaccTCAATGAagttatttgtaattaaaaaagttatttaCTCAAAGGCAGGGAGACAAATGACAGTGTAGCTACaacatgcaaaatataaaatggaaacgGGGCTCCAGGTTTCAGcagaaacatgtaaaatataaatatgcccTTGCACAGGTTGTATCTATGCTCATAtatctaatattttgtttaataaaaattttactacTCTTGTTTTACTAATACACTTAAGTTACTTCAAGTTTATCCCTAAATGAGTTTATGTAGGGGTTCTGATGTTTATGGAAAAAATGAATTCTCAGAGGAGTAAATTCTTTCCATTCATTGCCCAAGTTCATGCTCTCAATATCTTTCTCTGGCCTCCTAATgtcattttaagtgttttcatgaATTGAGTCCATGTCAAATTTAACATATATCCTATTCATTGACATG
Above is a genomic segment from Lemur catta isolate mLemCat1 chromosome 13, mLemCat1.pri, whole genome shotgun sequence containing:
- the LOC123648850 gene encoding olfactory receptor 2L13-like; protein product: MEKWNHTSSDFILLGLLPPNQTGLLFLFLIILVFFHALVGNLAMIHLIRVDLRLHTPMYFLLSQLSLMDLMYVSSTVPKMAFNFLSGQKGISFLGCGVQSFFFLTMAGSEGLLLASMAYDRYVAICHPLHYAICMSESMCVKMIVGSWTVGSINSLAHTVYALHIPYCRSRAIDHFFCDVPAMLPLACMDTWVYEYMVFVSTSLFLLLPFLGITASYGRVLFVIYHMRSREGRKKAFATCSTHLTVVTFYYTPFVYTYLRPRNLRSPAEDKILAVFYTILTPMLNPIIYSLRNKEVLGAMTRVFGIFSTLKE